One stretch of Pieris brassicae chromosome 8, ilPieBrab1.1, whole genome shotgun sequence DNA includes these proteins:
- the LOC123713516 gene encoding uncharacterized protein LOC123713516 produces MIKTKKWSGGTEEEYETQHFGFGSQRLKIAVRQMVEDKIRASVTKAFYGVHNTLGLNETDEVLLAHTREKLIRLYCDKASAALVVIDTEIEKMLNIPPNVLLPEDDEQSKQISETEYSSLNEEVNNLKKKVLRGALMESWLSKEDKELSSIEDVIELTKKDMEVVDVMQRNLESPDAVKAMINKVQFLSARLPFIEIDDKLYKD; encoded by the coding sequence atgataaaaactaaaaaatggTCTGGTGGAACTGAAGAGGAGTATGAAACCCAGCACTTTGGTTTTGGGTCTCAACGACTGAAAATAGCTGTTCGACAAATGGTAGAAGATAAGATACGTGCATCAGTAACAAAGGCTTTTTACGGTGTTCACAATACTTTAGGATTGAACGAAACTGATGAAGTTTTATTAGCCCATACACGCGAGAAACTTATTCGTCTTTATTGTGATAAAGCTAGCGCAGCATTGGTTGTTATTGATactgaaattgaaaaaatgcTAAACATACCGCCAAATGTACTTTTACCAGAAGATGACGAACAGTCTAAGCAGATTTCTGAAACAGAGTATAGCTCGTTGAATGAAGAAGTAAATAATCTCAAGAAAAAAGTGCTGCGGGGTGCATTGATGGAATCTTGGTTATCTAAAGAAGATAAAGAGTTATCGTCAATTGAAGATGTTATAGAACTCACAAAAAAAGATATGGAAGTGGTTGATGTGATGCAAAGGAATTTAGAAAGTCCAGATGCAGTTAAAGCTATGATTAACAAAGTTCAGTTTTTAAGTGCAAGATTGccatttattgaaattgatgataaattgtataaagatTAG